Proteins encoded by one window of Marixanthomonas sp. SCSIO 43207:
- a CDS encoding M13 family metallopeptidase yields the protein MKTNMLKSVFAVAVLTLAVSSCDDKDKKMAQSEKEERGIILSNMDTTVNPQDDFYNYVNGTWMKNTEIPDDQVRWGGFGVLRKKTDKDMLGILDKAKKSDKYADDTDQAKALMIFESKLDTVARDEAGIKPLQPALDKIESITSVKDLQKVISENATMISQPFFGIAAFSNPSNSSMNAAYLTPGGLGLPDRDYYTNTDAKSVEIRKEYVNHITRMLQFLGDSEEEARTQAETILAFETKLAEPRLDKVASRDFRNFNNPRSMQEVQKMVPAISWEETLKDLGVTKDVDTLIVMQPKYMDVVQNTLKEGNVDTWKTVLRWATLNNSAGMLSTEIDKANWDFYSKYLNGSKKQKPADERALSTVNGTVGEAVGKLYVDEMFPPEAKEKAENMIQNIIVAFKDRINALEWMSDSTKTKAIEKLDKFTVKIAYPDEWKDYSDLEVKPGNSYYENMLAVGKWNLQENLEEINEPVDRKEWGMSPQTVNAYFNPFNNEIVFPAAILQPPFYDYKADEAVNYGGIGAVIGHEISHAFDDSGSRFDANGNLVNWWTEKDLENFTKRGNQLAEQYSNIEVLDSVFINGKFTLGENIGDLGGVLAAYDGLQRFYEKNERPGKIDGFTPEQRFFMSWATVWRTKQRDESLREQVKTDPHSPGRYRATQPLQNVDAFYEAFNIKEGDPMWLAPEDRVRIW from the coding sequence ATGAAAACAAATATGTTAAAATCTGTCTTTGCCGTTGCAGTGCTTACGCTAGCAGTGAGTTCTTGTGATGATAAAGACAAAAAAATGGCTCAATCTGAAAAAGAAGAGCGCGGGATTATCCTTTCAAATATGGATACCACTGTAAATCCACAAGACGATTTCTATAATTATGTAAACGGAACGTGGATGAAAAACACCGAAATTCCAGACGATCAAGTACGCTGGGGCGGTTTTGGTGTGTTGAGAAAAAAGACCGATAAAGATATGCTAGGTATTCTTGACAAAGCCAAAAAAAGCGACAAGTATGCTGATGATACAGACCAAGCCAAAGCATTAATGATTTTTGAATCTAAGCTTGATACTGTTGCTAGAGATGAAGCAGGGATCAAACCACTACAACCTGCTCTAGATAAAATTGAAAGTATTACTTCAGTAAAAGACTTGCAAAAAGTTATTTCTGAAAACGCAACCATGATTAGCCAGCCTTTCTTTGGTATTGCAGCATTCTCAAACCCAAGTAATAGTTCTATGAACGCTGCTTACCTTACTCCTGGAGGATTAGGATTGCCAGATCGTGATTATTACACAAATACAGACGCAAAATCTGTAGAAATAAGAAAAGAGTATGTAAATCACATTACACGTATGCTTCAGTTTTTAGGTGATTCAGAAGAAGAAGCTCGTACACAAGCTGAAACCATTTTAGCTTTTGAAACAAAACTAGCCGAACCAAGACTAGATAAAGTAGCCAGTCGTGACTTCAGAAATTTCAATAATCCACGATCTATGCAAGAAGTTCAAAAGATGGTACCAGCTATTTCTTGGGAAGAAACCCTAAAAGATCTTGGGGTTACAAAAGATGTAGATACGTTAATTGTAATGCAACCTAAGTATATGGATGTAGTACAAAACACATTAAAAGAAGGAAACGTAGATACTTGGAAAACAGTATTGCGTTGGGCTACTTTAAATAATTCTGCAGGAATGCTAAGTACTGAAATTGACAAAGCAAACTGGGATTTTTACAGTAAATACCTTAACGGAAGTAAAAAACAAAAACCGGCAGATGAAAGAGCGTTAAGCACTGTTAATGGTACAGTAGGTGAAGCTGTTGGAAAGTTGTATGTTGATGAAATGTTTCCACCAGAAGCAAAAGAAAAGGCTGAAAACATGATTCAAAATATCATTGTAGCTTTTAAAGACCGCATCAATGCACTAGAGTGGATGAGCGATAGCACAAAAACGAAAGCTATAGAAAAACTAGACAAGTTTACCGTAAAAATAGCCTATCCAGATGAGTGGAAAGACTACTCAGACCTAGAAGTAAAACCGGGTAACAGTTATTATGAAAACATGCTTGCCGTAGGTAAATGGAATCTACAAGAAAATCTTGAAGAAATAAACGAGCCAGTAGACCGTAAAGAATGGGGAATGTCACCTCAAACAGTAAACGCATATTTTAACCCGTTTAACAATGAGATTGTTTTCCCAGCAGCTATTTTACAGCCTCCTTTCTACGATTATAAAGCAGATGAAGCTGTAAACTACGGCGGAATAGGAGCTGTAATAGGTCACGAGATTTCACACGCTTTTGATGATAGCGGTTCTCGTTTTGATGCTAACGGAAATCTAGTAAACTGGTGGACAGAAAAAGATTTAGAAAACTTTACTAAAAGAGGAAACCAATTAGCTGAACAATACAGCAATATTGAAGTATTAGACAGTGTGTTTATCAACGGTAAGTTTACACTAGGTGAAAACATCGGTGATCTAGGTGGTGTTCTTGCTGCTTATGATGGGTTACAACGTTTTTATGAAAAGAATGAAAGACCAGGAAAAATTGACGGTTTTACACCAGAGCAACGTTTCTTTATGAGCTGGGCAACTGTTTGGAGAACCAAACAACGTGATGAGTCTTTACGTGAGCAAGTAAAAACAGATCCTCACTCTCCAGGTCGTTACCGTGCTACACAACCTTTACAAAATGTAGATGCTTTTTATGAAGCTTTCAACATTAAAGAAGGAGATCCTATGTGGTTAGCACCAGAAGACCGAGTTCGAATTTGGTAA